One stretch of Excalfactoria chinensis isolate bCotChi1 chromosome 2, bCotChi1.hap2, whole genome shotgun sequence DNA includes these proteins:
- the TNFRSF11B gene encoding tumor necrosis factor receptor superfamily member 11B, with amino-acid sequence MNKFLCCTLVLLDISVKWSIQDISPPKYLHYDPGTSRQVLCNQCPPGSYVKQHCTANSPTVCAPCPDEYYAEDWNSNDECQYCSAVCKELQYVKQECTSTQDRVCECIEGRYLELEFCLKHTECPPGFGVAQPGTPESDTVCKRCPEGFFSNETSSKAACQKHTNCSALGFKTALKGNAVRDNICQENADTSPQKCGIDVTLCEEAMFRFAVPTHFTPNWLNTLADSLPGTKISTENIERIKQRHSSQEQTFQLLKLWKHQNKEQDMVKKIIQDIDICENTVLKHLGQPNLTFEHLNTLMASLPGKKVGKEDIERSMKLCQHAEQVLKLLNLWRIKNGDQDTIKGLMYGLKHLKTYHFPKRIIQSLKKVIKFLHRFTMYRLYQKLFLEMVGDQLKSVKVRCV; translated from the exons CTCTTGGACATCTCTGTCAAGTGGAGCATCCAGGACATCTCTCCCCCCAAGTATCTTCATTATGACCCGGGGACATCTCGTCAGGTTCTGTGCAACCAGTGCCCTCCTGGGAGCTATGTAAAGCAGCACTGTACGGCTAACAGCCCAACAGTGTGTGCCCCATGCCCAGATGAGTACTACGCCGAAGACTGGAACAGCAACGATGAGTGCCagtactgcagtgctgtttgcaaAGAGCTACAGTACGTCAAGCAGGAGTGCACGAGCACGCAAGACCGTGTCTGCGAGTGCATTGAAGGCCGCTACTTGGAGCTGGAGTTTTGCTTGAAGCACACGGAGTGCCCTCCTGGGTTTGGCGTTGCACAGCCAG GTACTCCTGAGAGTGACACTGTTTGTAAAAGATGCCCAGAGGGATTTTTCTCCAATGAAACGTCATCCAAAgcagcctgtcagaagcacacaaactgcagtgctctgggtttcaaaacagcattaaaagGAAATGCAGTTCGTGACAACATCTGTCAGGAAAATGCAGATACATCACCTCAGAAATGTGGAATAG atgtaACCCTGTGTGAAGAGGCTATGTTTAGGTTTGCTGTTCCTACTCATTTCACACCCAACTGGCTGAACACCCTCGCAGACAGTTTGCCTGGCACAAAgatcagcacagaaaatatcGAACGGATTAAACAAAGGCACAGTTCACAAGAGCAGACCTTCCAGCTTTTGAAATTATGGAAGCATCAAAACAAGGAGCAAGATATGGTCAAAAAGATTATTCAAG ACATTGATATTTGTGAAAATACTGTCTTAAAGCATCTCGGCCAACCAAATCTCACCTTTGAACATCTCAACACACTGATGGCAAGTCTGCCAGGCAAGAAAGTGGGAAAAGAAGATATCGAGCGCTCAATGAAATTGTGTCAGCATGCAGAGCAAGTTCTGAAGCTCCTCAATCTGTGGAGAATAAAGAATGGAGACCAGGACACCATTAAAGGTTTAATGTATGGACTGAAGCACTTGAAAACGTACCACTTTCCAAAAAGAATCATCCAAAGTCTGAAGAAAGTCATTAAGTTTCTTCACAGATTTACAATGTATAGATTATACCAGAAACTCTTTTTAGAAATGGTAGGAGATCAACTTAAATCAGTGAAAGTAAGATGTGTCTAA